One segment of Pseudobythopirellula maris DNA contains the following:
- a CDS encoding DUF1559 domain-containing protein, producing the protein MRVPHANRNAFTLVELLVVIAIIGILVALLLPAVQSAREAARRAQCTSNLKNIALAAHNYASANNALPPADVREYILDGSGNKSDVNTLYSWVTVLLPYIEEANTHAATDWSIRFEDRLNAGVTSHHIPFAIFTCPTEVSPPSVVGVVNDFYGARGNYVANAGTGFYWAEDVSPNEAIAGWENQINSDPNANPQAIRPQENAVHMTSLGSFVVTADQIQSLGSTPRGPFRGRRFAEFTDGTSKTAAICELRLVEGQDTRGAMHFGPASLYMHDWPPNMAFNERNPFTPVLKIEDWTRWCDRTVADSISPCRASNSGWVGFWHQMARSYHPGGVVLALADGSARFTPDSIEPEIWRALGSPDGEEVVSF; encoded by the coding sequence ATGCGAGTACCTCACGCCAATCGGAACGCGTTCACGCTTGTCGAACTATTGGTCGTTATCGCGATCATCGGGATCCTCGTCGCATTGCTTTTGCCGGCCGTTCAGTCGGCGCGTGAGGCCGCTCGCCGGGCGCAGTGCACGAGCAATCTCAAGAACATCGCGTTGGCGGCCCACAACTACGCCAGCGCCAACAATGCCCTGCCGCCGGCCGATGTTCGCGAATACATTCTCGATGGCAGCGGCAACAAGAGCGACGTCAATACGCTCTACAGCTGGGTGACGGTGCTGCTCCCGTACATTGAAGAGGCCAACACTCACGCGGCCACCGACTGGAGCATCCGCTTCGAAGACCGACTCAACGCCGGTGTGACCAGCCACCACATCCCGTTTGCGATCTTCACTTGCCCCACCGAAGTGAGCCCGCCCTCGGTAGTAGGCGTGGTCAATGACTTTTACGGCGCCCGTGGCAACTATGTCGCCAACGCCGGAACAGGCTTCTATTGGGCCGAGGACGTGTCCCCTAACGAGGCGATCGCCGGTTGGGAGAATCAGATCAACAGCGATCCGAACGCGAATCCTCAGGCGATCCGGCCGCAAGAGAACGCGGTTCACATGACCTCGCTCGGCTCGTTCGTGGTCACCGCCGACCAGATCCAGAGTCTTGGCTCGACGCCTCGCGGCCCTTTCCGCGGGCGTCGGTTCGCCGAGTTCACCGACGGCACGAGCAAGACCGCCGCGATCTGTGAGCTGCGTCTTGTCGAAGGCCAAGACACCCGTGGAGCGATGCACTTCGGCCCCGCTTCGCTCTACATGCACGATTGGCCGCCGAATATGGCGTTCAATGAACGCAACCCGTTCACTCCGGTCTTGAAGATCGAAGACTGGACCCGCTGGTGCGACCGCACCGTGGCCGACAGCATCTCTCCCTGCAGGGCCTCGAACTCGGGTTGGGTTGGCTTCTGGCATCAGATGGCGCGGAGCTATCACCCCGGTGGGGTCGTCTTGGCGTTGGCGGATGGCTCTGCCCGATTCACCCCCGACAGCATCGAGCCTGAAATCTGGCGTGCGCTAGGATCGCCTGATGGCGAAGAAGTCGTCAGCTTCTGA
- a CDS encoding formylglycine-generating enzyme family protein, with protein sequence MQVHSALRTIGFAVALLGSSTQAEEHWRFSRVEMAPLNTLQLGDAALVSPEVLESLSAEGGGAAELSAGENRAEVLLYPIGRPVDTVSMKKALRDRLGVEPGDAAVTLRLLAPGEGRLEPVDKPIRIESQPGDGSRWPGFVVGAPHGDCDMFTGEIVAETTRQCGVSSVCAYGSRISYLGRWIDVNRPLQRRPRPQAYGILPYRDWTAEAVAIFSEFKTKALAVGARPEVAQGAPPLDLYLDFHGHDLSVTDENGKKLYRNVFECMARGFSLEEVRVLKSAFDRCVAEEYGDEAPPSHWGNLPEDRRYDFNGYPADFFYSGLGARVYGVLASDVARRAIHIESPNSVRLEASQRPRTARVLSNFVKQLRDELVPASLARQSDVPPATGGVASGQWVRVPAGDFLMGAPREEGWSVEHPQHWVHLEGYKIGVTEVTCGEYARFLNEELAAGRAELSGAEVHEASTGQTWCVLSPERPLAMLARKNDRVVWSEGREHHPVNCVTWRGATAMAEAQGASLPTEAQWERAAGWDAETERVLRTGLSQARFSPTVAATLMNSGGPSEDYVAPSTTPVGFHSESRSPAGCYDMSGNVWEWTLDWHGDYEDTADTQVNPTGPAGGTMKVIRGGGWDTERQTATPSFRLGVSPDRPLPNVGFRLVRPARGT encoded by the coding sequence ATGCAGGTTCACTCCGCGCTCCGCACGATCGGTTTTGCCGTCGCCTTGCTCGGGTCGTCCACCCAGGCCGAGGAGCACTGGCGGTTCTCGCGTGTCGAAATGGCGCCGCTGAACACCCTGCAACTCGGCGACGCGGCGCTGGTGTCGCCCGAGGTGCTGGAGAGCCTTTCCGCCGAAGGCGGTGGCGCCGCCGAACTCTCTGCGGGTGAGAACCGTGCCGAGGTGCTCCTTTATCCGATCGGCCGTCCGGTCGATACGGTCTCAATGAAGAAGGCGTTGCGAGACCGCCTGGGCGTAGAGCCGGGAGACGCTGCCGTCACGCTCCGGCTGCTCGCGCCCGGGGAGGGACGGCTCGAGCCGGTCGACAAGCCGATCCGGATCGAGTCTCAACCGGGTGACGGGAGCCGGTGGCCCGGCTTTGTCGTGGGGGCGCCGCACGGCGACTGTGATATGTTCACCGGCGAGATCGTTGCCGAGACAACCCGTCAGTGCGGGGTCTCTTCGGTCTGTGCGTATGGCTCGCGTATCAGCTACCTGGGACGCTGGATCGACGTCAATCGTCCGCTCCAACGCCGCCCGCGCCCGCAGGCCTACGGGATCTTGCCTTACCGCGATTGGACGGCGGAAGCCGTGGCGATTTTCTCCGAGTTCAAGACCAAGGCACTCGCGGTTGGTGCGCGGCCCGAAGTCGCTCAGGGGGCGCCGCCGCTGGACCTGTATCTCGACTTCCACGGCCACGACCTGTCGGTCACCGACGAGAACGGCAAGAAACTCTACCGAAACGTGTTCGAGTGCATGGCCCGCGGCTTTAGTCTTGAGGAGGTCCGCGTTCTCAAGTCGGCCTTCGACCGCTGTGTGGCGGAAGAATATGGCGACGAAGCGCCGCCGAGCCATTGGGGCAACCTGCCCGAGGACCGCCGGTATGACTTCAACGGATACCCGGCTGACTTTTTCTATTCGGGGCTGGGAGCGCGGGTGTACGGCGTGCTGGCTAGCGATGTCGCTCGTCGCGCGATCCATATCGAATCACCCAACTCGGTGCGGCTCGAAGCATCGCAGCGCCCTCGCACTGCGCGGGTGCTATCGAACTTTGTGAAACAGCTACGTGACGAACTCGTGCCGGCGAGCCTCGCACGTCAGAGCGACGTGCCTCCGGCGACGGGCGGCGTTGCCTCGGGGCAGTGGGTGCGTGTGCCCGCGGGAGACTTTTTGATGGGGGCGCCGCGTGAGGAGGGGTGGAGCGTCGAGCACCCGCAGCATTGGGTCCATTTGGAGGGTTACAAGATCGGCGTCACCGAGGTCACTTGCGGCGAATACGCCCGGTTTCTCAACGAAGAGCTCGCGGCCGGACGGGCCGAATTGTCCGGCGCCGAGGTCCACGAGGCGTCAACCGGCCAGACCTGGTGTGTGCTCAGTCCCGAGAGGCCGTTGGCTATGCTTGCACGCAAGAACGACCGCGTTGTATGGAGCGAGGGACGCGAGCATCACCCGGTTAACTGTGTCACTTGGCGTGGCGCCACAGCGATGGCCGAGGCTCAAGGCGCCTCGCTCCCCACTGAGGCCCAATGGGAAAGGGCCGCCGGCTGGGATGCCGAAACCGAGCGTGTGCTTCGCACCGGGCTTTCGCAGGCTCGCTTCAGCCCCACAGTTGCGGCGACGCTGATGAACAGCGGCGGTCCTTCCGAAGACTACGTCGCCCCGTCGACCACACCGGTTGGCTTTCACTCCGAAAGCCGCTCACCGGCGGGGTGCTACGACATGTCGGGCAATGTCTGGGAGTGGACACTTGACTGGCACGGCGACTACGAAGACACGGCCGACACGCAGGTCAATCCGACCGGACCCGCCGGAGGCACGATGAAGGTCATACGCGGTGGCGGCTGGGACACCGAGCGTCAAACCGCCACTCCCTCTTTCCGCTTGGGGGTGAGCCCTGACAGACCCTTGCCGAACGTTGGTTTTCGTTTGGTACGCCCGGCGCGTGGGACTTGA
- a CDS encoding OPT family oligopeptide transporter, which translates to MPPTTPTTAAPRIPAAPYREVTLAAVVTGLLIGVGMTATFTYAGMTLGFSTSGSTVAAILGWGVLRGMLRRGTIVENNIVQTIASSLNTTAGGVVFTVPVLFLLPDTQFDFWQAAGASVAGALLGVGFVIPIRKQMIEVERLLFPSGTAVAAILRSPAEGLGKSRLLLVGATVSALFFFLKNTDRFEGIETSLPKSIDLGQWLGLPPYVQASASLSMFALGIGFIAGRNGLFVLAGSVVSYWVITPLVVAWGWGPAGGEYDPQAVGGAIHSALTRPLGIGMLLGGALSGVFLMAPAIRAALTTLRAASQRNAGSTPSAGRDEMPIGVLYASVALAVVTLFTITVAGLGFETDPVGSIVRGLLVAVVGSLWVWFSSIVIAQATGMTDWTPLSGMALLAVVILMYLTGGAVAPTVMLGAAVSVACSLSADMMQDLKTGQLVGSRPARQQFVQLACCGLGPIIALSVIALLWQSGPNGANGFGPGTAIAVPQADALRAVIEQVQGGSIDWTRYGAGALVGAVLSLSGLPGLGVIVGISMYLGISIVLPYGLGAIARELLALLRGADWCESTGTPLAVGLIVGDGLTTLLFASLTVLGALR; encoded by the coding sequence ATGCCCCCCACCACGCCCACGACCGCAGCCCCCCGCATCCCGGCGGCGCCTTACCGAGAGGTGACCCTCGCCGCGGTCGTGACGGGATTGCTAATCGGCGTCGGCATGACCGCTACCTTCACCTACGCCGGCATGACGCTCGGCTTCTCGACCAGCGGCTCGACGGTAGCGGCGATCCTCGGCTGGGGAGTGCTCCGTGGCATGCTCCGCCGCGGCACGATTGTCGAGAACAACATTGTCCAAACGATCGCCTCGAGCCTCAACACGACGGCCGGCGGTGTCGTGTTCACCGTGCCGGTCCTGTTCCTGTTGCCCGACACGCAATTCGACTTCTGGCAAGCGGCCGGGGCTTCGGTGGCCGGGGCGTTGCTGGGCGTTGGGTTCGTGATCCCGATCCGCAAGCAGATGATCGAGGTCGAGCGGCTGCTCTTTCCGAGCGGGACCGCCGTCGCGGCGATCCTGCGTTCTCCCGCCGAGGGGCTCGGCAAGAGCCGACTGTTGCTCGTCGGCGCAACGGTCTCCGCCCTGTTCTTCTTCTTGAAAAACACCGACCGCTTTGAGGGCATCGAAACCTCGCTGCCCAAGTCGATCGACTTGGGCCAATGGCTCGGGCTGCCGCCCTACGTGCAGGCGTCGGCGTCGTTGTCGATGTTCGCCCTAGGGATCGGTTTTATCGCGGGCCGCAACGGCCTGTTCGTGCTGGCCGGGAGCGTCGTCTCCTACTGGGTGATCACGCCCCTGGTCGTTGCGTGGGGCTGGGGTCCCGCCGGCGGCGAGTACGACCCGCAGGCGGTCGGCGGGGCCATCCACTCGGCCCTCACCCGTCCGTTGGGGATCGGTATGTTGCTCGGCGGCGCCCTCTCGGGAGTCTTCCTGATGGCGCCCGCGATCCGCGCCGCCTTGACGACGCTCCGCGCCGCCTCGCAGCGAAACGCCGGCTCCACGCCATCGGCGGGAAGAGACGAGATGCCGATTGGCGTGCTGTACGCCTCGGTCGCGCTGGCGGTCGTTACGCTGTTCACGATCACCGTTGCCGGCTTAGGCTTTGAAACCGATCCCGTAGGCTCAATCGTCCGTGGTCTGTTGGTGGCGGTCGTTGGCTCGTTGTGGGTCTGGTTTTCTTCGATCGTCATCGCGCAGGCGACGGGGATGACCGACTGGACCCCACTGTCCGGCATGGCGCTGCTGGCCGTGGTGATCCTGATGTACCTGACCGGCGGGGCGGTGGCGCCGACCGTGATGTTGGGCGCCGCGGTCAGTGTGGCGTGCTCGCTCAGCGCGGACATGATGCAAGACCTCAAGACCGGGCAACTAGTGGGCAGCCGGCCGGCGAGGCAGCAGTTCGTGCAGTTGGCCTGCTGCGGCCTCGGCCCGATCATCGCCCTGTCGGTCATAGCGCTGCTGTGGCAATCCGGCCCCAACGGCGCCAACGGCTTCGGGCCCGGCACCGCGATCGCTGTCCCCCAGGCCGATGCCCTCCGTGCCGTGATCGAGCAAGTGCAAGGCGGCAGCATCGACTGGACCCGCTACGGGGCCGGGGCGCTCGTCGGCGCTGTGCTGTCGCTGAGCGGCTTGCCCGGCCTGGGGGTGATCGTCGGCATCTCGATGTACCTCGGGATCAGCATCGTGCTGCCCTACGGCCTCGGCGCCATCGCCCGCGAGTTGCTCGCGCTGCTGCGTGGCGCCGACTGGTGCGAGTCGACCGGCACGCCGCTGGCGGTTGGACTGATCGTAGGCGACGGCCTGACCACGCTGCTATTCGCGTCGCTCACGGTGCTGGGGGCGTTGCGATGA
- a CDS encoding M20 family metallopeptidase, producing the protein MDPSDQELVDTCASLIEVPSIDGDQRSLHEVVRRIREFFQDAPVEISQTEHSGYPSIVVTTKPTRTPRWLLHGHADVVPGAPEQFEPHVADGRLYGRGAVDMKGFVAVAMHVVRDLSRLPNPPDVGLMVNTDEEIGGRHGAKALVEQGWRPQQLINGDGGYGDAVTFAQKGIVQLELEAETIPGARNAPWNGFSAAELLANSLAAGLPKLCPEQRQLQENDNWGSTACVLSIETEPNGISPPCRARASVRLYWAGEQAGADVIEIARQAFHPLKVSGVVDGERVFLSPESVELRRLREIWQRRLGRPIDIRADNGSSDAKWFVGLGIPILILRTPGDGAHADEEWLEVAALRPLYDTLRECVQEDSTHTDSQRRLRTDEADLGPPPSLRGPVGQPAEITTGLD; encoded by the coding sequence ATGGACCCATCCGATCAGGAGCTTGTCGATACGTGCGCCTCGTTAATCGAAGTCCCTTCGATCGATGGCGATCAGCGTTCGCTGCATGAGGTGGTGCGTCGCATCCGTGAGTTCTTCCAAGACGCGCCGGTAGAGATTAGCCAAACCGAGCACTCCGGTTACCCGTCGATCGTCGTCACGACCAAGCCGACGCGAACCCCCCGTTGGCTCCTGCACGGACACGCCGACGTGGTGCCCGGCGCCCCCGAGCAGTTTGAGCCACACGTGGCGGACGGTCGCTTGTACGGCCGAGGGGCGGTCGACATGAAGGGCTTTGTCGCCGTGGCGATGCACGTGGTGCGCGACTTGTCGCGATTACCGAATCCGCCCGACGTGGGGCTGATGGTCAACACCGACGAGGAGATCGGCGGCCGCCATGGCGCCAAGGCTCTCGTCGAGCAGGGGTGGCGGCCCCAGCAGCTGATCAACGGCGACGGCGGCTATGGCGACGCGGTTACCTTTGCCCAAAAGGGCATCGTCCAGCTCGAGCTCGAAGCGGAGACCATCCCCGGCGCACGCAACGCCCCGTGGAATGGCTTTAGCGCCGCGGAGTTGCTCGCCAACAGCCTCGCGGCTGGACTGCCAAAGCTCTGCCCCGAGCAGCGTCAGTTGCAGGAGAACGACAACTGGGGGTCGACCGCCTGTGTCCTATCCATCGAGACCGAGCCCAATGGCATCTCCCCCCCGTGCCGGGCCCGGGCCTCGGTGCGGCTCTACTGGGCCGGCGAGCAAGCAGGCGCGGACGTCATCGAAATTGCCCGGCAGGCGTTCCACCCGTTGAAGGTTTCCGGCGTCGTCGACGGCGAGCGGGTTTTTCTGTCGCCGGAGAGCGTAGAGCTGCGGCGGCTCCGTGAGATTTGGCAACGTCGCCTCGGGCGTCCGATCGACATTCGCGCCGACAACGGCTCTTCCGACGCGAAGTGGTTCGTCGGGCTCGGTATCCCGATCCTGATCCTGCGCACGCCGGGCGACGGCGCCCACGCGGACGAGGAATGGCTCGAGGTGGCGGCATTGCGGCCGCTGTACGACACGCTGAGGGAGTGTGTGCAGGAAGACAGCACGCACACGGATTCACAACGGCGGCTGCGGACCGACGAAGCCGATTTGGGGCCACCTCCCTCGCTACGAGGGCCGGTAGGGCAACCCGCCGAGATCACGACGGGACTCGACTGA
- a CDS encoding helix-turn-helix domain-containing protein produces the protein MADPPKIAVDAEALGRKIRAALYQTGETPKWLAVKSGIGVSTVYSILNGHQLPSLEKLRQLCSVLNLSIDWLLDIESDSFYLRPQIGHESRSYADLEEFWLSQGSGERLSLSRGFSIVHQPLSLREQVLKRIYELPQEQADVAMEAFVHRRRVIDEHERRRVEVVVQSEVEDFVLRRPPWDRLDAEPIKEFIETIISRLREDLLGFEVVLIPRQLFVVNYEILNREIIVFDLGQVFMRQSHQNLLDHFMRQVSECQKHPESIVERSEVIQFLEQTLQRAGAFDDSSPQPASQSPD, from the coding sequence ATGGCTGACCCTCCCAAGATTGCTGTCGACGCCGAGGCGCTCGGCCGCAAGATACGCGCCGCGCTCTATCAAACCGGTGAAACTCCCAAATGGCTGGCGGTCAAATCAGGGATCGGCGTCAGTACGGTCTATTCGATTCTCAACGGACACCAGCTGCCTTCGCTCGAGAAACTTCGACAGCTCTGCAGTGTGCTGAACCTCTCGATTGACTGGTTGCTCGACATCGAGAGCGACTCGTTTTACCTGCGGCCTCAAATCGGCCACGAGAGCCGCAGTTACGCCGATCTTGAGGAGTTCTGGCTCAGCCAGGGGAGCGGCGAACGGCTCAGTCTTTCGCGTGGTTTCTCGATCGTGCACCAGCCGCTCAGCCTTCGAGAGCAGGTGCTTAAGAGGATCTACGAACTCCCGCAGGAGCAAGCCGACGTAGCGATGGAGGCGTTCGTCCACCGCCGTCGGGTGATCGACGAGCACGAACGCCGACGGGTCGAGGTCGTGGTGCAGAGCGAGGTCGAGGACTTCGTCTTGCGAAGGCCCCCCTGGGACCGACTCGACGCCGAACCGATCAAAGAGTTCATCGAGACGATTATTAGTCGCCTACGCGAGGACTTGCTGGGGTTCGAGGTCGTGCTGATTCCCCGCCAACTGTTCGTCGTGAACTACGAGATCCTCAACCGAGAGATCATCGTTTTCGACCTCGGCCAGGTGTTCATGCGTCAAAGTCATCAGAACTTATTGGACCACTTCATGCGACAAGTCTCCGAGTGCCAGAAGCACCCCGAGTCGATCGTCGAGCGGTCCGAGGTGATCCAGTTTCTCGAGCAGACTCTCCAGCGCGCCGGAGCTTTCGACGACTCATCCCCGCAGCCCGCTAGTCAGTCGCCCGACTGA
- a CDS encoding PEP-CTERM sorting domain-containing protein has product MTYTDLNDWLNAVSGTASLEDFEGATEDVYFGLAGNATTSPNGSLGLSANANFDDNASIDVSPYVSSGADINGDVVVNMRFLDGGHGSNAQETVTVALPAGVVAFAFEYNNYDSGDDGAFLSFEGTNGQIVGAFDSTVDGFFGVLDTDPGAVISSFSFTGDPAVGTGVSAFNSFDDVRYSVVPEPTTSVLLGLAAIGLGLTKRRPRALVAA; this is encoded by the coding sequence ATGACTTACACCGACTTGAACGACTGGCTCAACGCGGTCAGCGGAACCGCCTCGCTCGAGGATTTTGAAGGCGCCACGGAGGACGTTTACTTCGGCCTCGCTGGGAATGCGACTACCAGCCCGAACGGGTCTCTTGGTCTGTCGGCCAACGCCAACTTCGACGACAACGCCTCTATCGACGTTTCCCCCTATGTGAGCTCGGGCGCTGACATCAACGGCGACGTCGTGGTCAACATGCGGTTCCTCGATGGCGGCCACGGCTCCAACGCACAGGAGACGGTCACGGTGGCCCTGCCGGCTGGCGTCGTAGCCTTCGCCTTCGAGTACAATAATTACGACTCGGGCGATGACGGCGCGTTCCTCAGCTTCGAGGGGACGAATGGTCAGATCGTTGGGGCATTCGATTCGACCGTCGATGGTTTCTTCGGCGTGCTCGACACCGACCCCGGCGCCGTGATTTCCTCGTTCTCCTTCACCGGAGACCCAGCGGTTGGTACGGGCGTGTCGGCGTTCAACTCTTTTGACGATGTCCGCTACAGCGTCGTCCCCGAGCCCACGACTTCGGTTCTCTTGGGCCTGGCCGCCATCGGTCTCGGGCTGACGAAGCGTCGGCCCCGCGCCTTGGTTGCGGCCTAG
- a CDS encoding N-formylglutamate amidohydrolase — MTRGDAPIILTAPHGGTLSYPFNERSCTDGQACALDTNTRQLALTTSNEFYALTGLRPYVVIAQGHRRFIDLNRSSEEAYDDQLAAPYYDYYHNAIDGFVADVRQRFGRGLLMDIHGQSAEPDTILRGTLDGLSVTEMLNALGEDALNGPGSVMRSFDEQGFKVYPDVDVPYAEQEEDPHFSGAYTVEAYGSNNASGIDTIQLEFGYDYRGGESWRDTAAALAVAMQAYHETYLSDPILPGDYNDDGTVDAADFTAWRDSLGGPAGSLPNSIVGGPIGMAHYDTWVAHFGDTLPLNAPIPEPMSGMLLVLGVAAGLFAFRSAR, encoded by the coding sequence GTGACGCGGGGTGACGCGCCGATCATTCTCACCGCGCCGCACGGCGGGACGCTCAGCTACCCGTTCAACGAGAGGTCGTGCACCGATGGCCAGGCGTGTGCGCTCGACACCAACACCCGCCAGCTCGCCCTAACGACCAGCAACGAGTTCTACGCCCTCACCGGCCTGCGGCCTTACGTCGTGATCGCCCAGGGGCACCGCCGCTTCATCGACCTCAACCGCAGTTCGGAAGAGGCTTATGACGACCAGCTGGCGGCGCCTTACTACGATTACTACCACAACGCGATCGACGGCTTTGTAGCCGACGTTAGGCAGCGGTTCGGCCGCGGCCTGCTAATGGACATCCACGGCCAATCGGCCGAGCCCGATACTATATTACGCGGCACACTTGACGGCCTTTCGGTCACGGAGATGCTCAACGCGTTAGGCGAGGACGCGCTGAACGGTCCCGGCAGCGTGATGCGTTCGTTCGACGAGCAAGGCTTTAAAGTCTACCCGGATGTCGACGTCCCCTACGCCGAGCAGGAAGAAGACCCCCACTTCAGCGGCGCGTACACAGTCGAAGCGTACGGCAGCAACAACGCTTCGGGGATCGATACGATCCAGCTCGAATTCGGCTACGATTACCGAGGCGGCGAGAGCTGGCGCGACACCGCCGCGGCGTTGGCGGTCGCGATGCAGGCCTACCACGAGACCTACTTGAGCGACCCTATCCTCCCCGGCGATTACAACGACGATGGCACGGTCGACGCCGCCGATTTCACGGCCTGGCGAGATTCTCTCGGCGGCCCAGCCGGCTCGCTTCCCAATAGCATCGTCGGCGGCCCTATCGGCATGGCGCACTATGACACCTGGGTGGCTCACTTCGGTGACACCCTGCCGCTGAACGCACCGATCCCTGAACCAATGTCGGGGATGCTATTGGTGTTGGGAGTTGCGGCGGGTCTCTTTGCTTTCAGGTCGGCTCGGTGA